The following coding sequences lie in one Tichowtungia aerotolerans genomic window:
- a CDS encoding alpha/beta hydrolase translates to MIQLTGSFSNGTTNPSPAITLVPPANGTANGIGLIIFSGGAYAVTADHEGGNYADFFSKKGFTCFVTHYRVAPNQHPAMFEDALAAIKTVRKKSEEFDLDKIGVIGSSAGGHLVSLLLTRYPESSGSVSLRPDFGILCYPVISGISHTHDDSFKNLLGDHDSSDLRRTVSTELLVHERTPPCFMWHTQEDALVPFENSLLFASALRKKNIPFELHIYEKGSHGLGLNTPFQWAEECCRWVNELQ, encoded by the coding sequence ATGATACAGCTCACAGGTTCTTTCAGTAACGGCACAACCAACCCATCTCCTGCAATAACCCTTGTTCCGCCCGCAAACGGCACAGCCAACGGCATCGGATTGATCATTTTTTCAGGAGGGGCGTATGCAGTAACCGCCGACCATGAAGGCGGCAACTACGCAGATTTCTTTTCAAAAAAAGGGTTCACCTGCTTCGTGACGCACTACCGCGTTGCTCCAAACCAGCATCCGGCCATGTTCGAAGACGCATTGGCCGCCATCAAAACCGTGCGCAAAAAATCGGAAGAATTCGACCTCGATAAAATCGGAGTGATCGGCTCCTCGGCCGGCGGGCATCTGGTCAGCCTGCTGCTCACCCGTTACCCCGAATCGAGCGGATCGGTCTCGCTGCGGCCGGACTTCGGCATCCTCTGTTATCCGGTCATCTCCGGAATTTCTCACACACATGACGACAGCTTTAAGAACCTGCTGGGGGACCATGATTCCTCTGATCTGCGCCGCACCGTCTCAACCGAACTCCTCGTGCACGAACGCACACCGCCCTGCTTCATGTGGCATACACAGGAGGATGCTTTGGTCCCGTTCGAAAACAGTCTTCTCTTCGCGTCCGCACTGCGCAAAAAAAACATCCCGTTCGAGCTGCACATCTACGAAAAAGGATCCCACGGCCTCGGACTGAACACTCCCTTCCAGTGGGCCGAAGAGTGCTGCCGGTGGGTTAACGAACTGCAGTGA
- a CDS encoding FG-GAP repeat domain-containing protein codes for MRLGLCFLFVFFAGVVFAGGVDDGVLIWSDSNTSAVSSDVFSVSEDMAFAGKESLNFLTESNDNTVAEIDLASAAVIGKNRFLQMRVNFDPKAKCPAAKIGWIEILTSQSMTVAYTPNTAVYYIDELPASILDERLSFDADPGTWQLLTLDLGSVDQLDFSEVDISRISIVFQDAVNVYIDDVRLVADAPGRMLFDEEASIGTVDCDGKISAREASAGEMSLTGSFRGGAEKVIGISFDPAIQVGAFRRLKMKINFIPKGEYQDAAVYGIRVRNGEGVADYNLRDTQRSRFYIDGQACAETNQIPFDRDPETWQELALDLDSGPGLSGPRISDVEVVFENSVRVYIDEVMLLENPDRNPAALCAPDPTGTLDLMPVESVDSPGDWEWMTENRYRVVLQCQPPVPGVAHQLAWAELDFDGAYDAGLIDSSQWNPDSIRVVEYDAKTKKPVKYDDTKPGNEAWFAPAKIDEWRRRHIKHYIFRKPHLSWIRRNGNASNAVYICYFDVQGRGEQQKLLMPAFVGSGDALSFGAPAVLDTVRGVPLVFDWDDDGDLDLLGGLGSVPERAIYLYENKGNALVDGFAKPVSMKGKEMLTFCSQVMDVNGDGKLDAVSGSSYYSDFRANGFVEKTPIGVPLDSEAGELIRNSRIKSFAVADWDGDGVNDLIANACYWKEYGFSDAYNSDGVWTNGPLRGWFFFFKNQGSNQSFDLAAPVQLMTIEQEPADMFGNLNVVVNDIDRDGDLDILSGDFISKIMVFKNIGTATEPQLDIGRALQTTNGVYESTFQANMISLADFNGDGYDDLFTRTENDWTGYLENTGTTDTNGLPVFKPVQYLKSRNDYLTRGQLPVLDICDFNQDGKWDLLVGDSPGMLGYFAGDALYPNLRFHPYQPLASESGPLRIVAGKNGSIQGPAEALWGYTVPASADWDGDGRNDVLMNSIWGRIEWARNLGNGLYSELEPVKVQWDGAAPKPEWRWWNPEPDEWSTQWRCMVQPIDWDEDGLLDAVTMDYEGYMVLHRRRKVDGRLVLGPGERIFRDYKGDPWQITTNRGGGSGRRKFEFADWDNDGDRDLVVDRKEIGGNVVLYENVTNDEAPQMVMVDNLADIVVQGHTCSPALVDLDSDGKLDLVMAAEDGHFYVFHRSYIENKQQLQARFLTEDGPVRTEEEIVLFDDKLAIGKLGGGTVSGEMVRSGRLAIKKVSEGADYFNIMLDLRGCWDVENSRYMKFFINFVPDVEHANRRLKYVRVYEYNGYRKDNDVVVYDSMSRDCPAQFYIDGRVVWPGDPVELDADPETWQSVIVDLHGGARTHGINTRAPSGIYRRVDIIFKNASRVYLDDISFFSDSPDIFEQ; via the coding sequence ATGAGATTAGGCCTGTGTTTCCTGTTTGTATTCTTTGCGGGAGTCGTTTTTGCGGGGGGCGTCGATGATGGCGTGCTGATTTGGTCCGATTCAAATACGTCTGCAGTATCCTCGGATGTCTTTTCGGTGAGTGAAGATATGGCGTTTGCGGGGAAAGAGTCCCTGAATTTCTTAACTGAAAGCAATGATAATACGGTTGCTGAAATCGACCTTGCCTCGGCGGCAGTAATCGGAAAAAACCGCTTTCTGCAAATGCGGGTAAACTTTGATCCGAAAGCGAAATGCCCCGCGGCAAAAATAGGCTGGATAGAGATTTTAACGAGTCAGAGTATGACGGTGGCGTATACGCCGAACACCGCGGTTTACTATATTGACGAACTGCCGGCCTCGATTCTGGACGAGCGACTGAGTTTTGATGCGGATCCGGGAACCTGGCAGTTGCTGACGCTTGATCTGGGCAGTGTCGATCAGCTGGATTTTTCCGAAGTGGATATCAGCCGGATCTCCATTGTTTTTCAGGATGCGGTGAATGTGTACATTGATGATGTCCGCCTGGTGGCAGATGCTCCCGGCAGAATGCTTTTTGATGAAGAAGCTTCTATCGGTACGGTGGATTGTGATGGAAAAATATCTGCCCGGGAAGCTTCTGCGGGGGAGATGTCGTTGACCGGATCCTTTCGAGGTGGTGCAGAGAAAGTGATCGGCATTTCCTTTGATCCGGCGATACAGGTTGGAGCCTTTCGCCGACTGAAAATGAAAATCAATTTTATTCCGAAAGGGGAATATCAGGATGCTGCAGTTTACGGGATTCGGGTTCGTAATGGGGAGGGCGTTGCAGATTATAATCTGAGGGATACGCAGCGTTCCCGGTTTTATATCGATGGACAGGCGTGTGCTGAGACCAATCAGATTCCCTTTGATCGCGATCCGGAAACCTGGCAGGAACTGGCCCTGGATCTGGACAGCGGCCCCGGATTGAGCGGGCCGCGTATCAGCGACGTTGAGGTGGTTTTTGAGAACAGCGTCCGGGTGTATATCGATGAAGTGATGCTTCTGGAAAATCCTGACAGGAACCCTGCAGCACTCTGCGCGCCTGATCCGACCGGAACGCTGGATCTGATGCCGGTAGAGTCGGTTGATTCACCGGGAGACTGGGAATGGATGACTGAGAACCGGTACCGCGTTGTATTGCAGTGCCAGCCTCCGGTTCCGGGGGTTGCGCACCAGCTGGCCTGGGCCGAGCTCGATTTTGACGGAGCATATGACGCGGGCCTGATCGATTCGTCCCAGTGGAATCCGGATTCGATACGGGTTGTTGAGTATGACGCCAAAACGAAGAAGCCGGTGAAATATGATGATACGAAGCCGGGAAATGAGGCGTGGTTTGCTCCGGCTAAAATTGATGAATGGCGGCGGAGACACATCAAGCACTATATTTTCAGAAAGCCGCATCTTTCATGGATTCGTCGCAACGGGAACGCTTCAAATGCGGTTTATATCTGCTACTTTGATGTGCAGGGCCGCGGGGAGCAGCAGAAGCTGCTGATGCCGGCATTTGTCGGCAGCGGCGATGCCCTTTCGTTCGGTGCTCCGGCTGTGCTGGATACGGTGCGAGGAGTTCCGCTTGTTTTTGACTGGGATGACGACGGCGATCTGGATCTGCTGGGCGGACTGGGGTCGGTTCCGGAGCGTGCCATTTACCTGTATGAAAACAAAGGCAATGCGCTGGTGGATGGGTTTGCCAAGCCGGTCAGCATGAAAGGAAAAGAGATGCTGACGTTCTGCTCGCAGGTCATGGATGTGAACGGCGATGGCAAACTCGATGCGGTCAGCGGCAGTAGCTACTATTCCGACTTCCGGGCCAACGGCTTTGTTGAGAAGACCCCTATCGGGGTGCCGCTCGATTCAGAGGCCGGCGAGCTGATTCGAAACAGTCGCATCAAAAGCTTTGCAGTCGCCGACTGGGACGGCGATGGAGTTAATGACCTGATTGCCAACGCCTGTTATTGGAAGGAGTACGGTTTTTCTGATGCTTATAACAGTGATGGGGTGTGGACCAACGGACCGCTGCGGGGATGGTTCTTCTTCTTTAAGAACCAGGGAAGCAATCAGAGTTTTGATCTGGCCGCTCCTGTCCAGCTGATGACGATCGAGCAGGAGCCCGCAGACATGTTCGGCAACCTCAATGTCGTGGTTAACGATATCGACAGGGACGGCGACCTGGACATACTTTCCGGAGACTTTATCAGCAAAATCATGGTGTTTAAAAACATCGGAACTGCAACGGAACCGCAGCTGGATATCGGGAGAGCGTTGCAGACGACGAACGGAGTGTACGAGTCGACCTTTCAGGCCAATATGATTTCTCTCGCCGATTTTAACGGCGACGGCTATGACGACCTGTTCACCCGCACCGAAAACGACTGGACCGGATATCTGGAGAATACCGGCACGACCGACACCAATGGGCTGCCTGTTTTTAAACCGGTGCAGTACCTGAAAAGTCGAAACGACTATCTGACCCGGGGACAGCTTCCGGTACTGGATATTTGCGACTTTAATCAGGATGGCAAATGGGACCTGCTGGTGGGGGACAGCCCTGGAATGCTGGGATATTTTGCCGGTGACGCGCTTTATCCGAATCTGCGGTTTCACCCCTATCAGCCGCTGGCATCCGAAAGCGGACCGTTGCGCATTGTCGCCGGAAAGAACGGGTCTATTCAGGGGCCTGCGGAAGCGCTGTGGGGATACACGGTTCCCGCGTCAGCTGATTGGGACGGCGATGGCAGAAACGATGTTTTGATGAACAGCATCTGGGGAAGGATTGAGTGGGCCCGGAATCTGGGTAACGGGCTGTATTCCGAATTGGAGCCGGTGAAAGTCCAGTGGGACGGTGCCGCTCCGAAACCGGAATGGCGCTGGTGGAATCCGGAGCCGGATGAGTGGTCCACGCAGTGGCGCTGCATGGTCCAGCCGATCGACTGGGATGAAGATGGACTGCTTGATGCCGTTACGATGGATTACGAAGGCTATATGGTGCTTCATCGCCGCCGCAAAGTGGATGGCCGGCTGGTGCTCGGCCCGGGGGAACGGATTTTCCGGGACTATAAGGGTGATCCCTGGCAGATCACGACGAACCGCGGCGGAGGCAGCGGACGGCGAAAATTTGAATTTGCCGATTGGGATAATGACGGCGATCGTGACCTGGTTGTGGATCGCAAAGAGATCGGCGGCAATGTGGTGCTGTATGAAAATGTAACAAATGACGAAGCTCCGCAGATGGTGATGGTGGATAACCTCGCTGACATTGTGGTGCAGGGGCACACCTGCTCTCCGGCGCTGGTGGACCTGGACTCCGACGGGAAGCTGGACCTGGTGATGGCGGCCGAAGACGGACACTTCTATGTATTCCACCGTTCATATATCGAAAACAAACAGCAGCTCCAGGCCCGTTTCCTGACGGAGGACGGACCCGTTCGTACTGAGGAAGAGATCGTGCTGTTTGATGACAAGCTTGCGATTGGGAAGCTGGGCGGAGGGACTGTGTCCGGGGAGATGGTGCGCAGTGGACGGTTGGCGATTAAAAAAGTCAGTGAAGGAGCGGACTATTTCAACATCATGCTCGACCTCCGGGGATGCTGGGATGTTGAGAATTCCCGGTATATGAAATTCTTCATTAATTTTGTGCCGGACGTGGAGCATGCAAACCGTCGCCTGAAATATGTTCGTGTTTATGAGTACAACGGCTACCGGAAAGATAATGACGTTGTCGTTTATGATTCGATGTCGCGGGATTGCCCGGCGCAGTTCTATATTGACGGCCGGGTGGTTTGGCCGGGAGATCCGGTTGAGCTGGATGCTGACCCGGAGACCTGGCAGTCGGTGATCGTTGATCTTCACGGCGGTGCGCGCACACATGGCATCAACACGCGGGCACCTTCTGGTATTTACCGCCGGGTGGACATCATCTTCAAAAACGCCTCCAGAGTTTATTTGGATGACATAAGCTTCTTTTCTGACTCTCCGGATATCTTTGAGCAATAA
- a CDS encoding sulfatase, with the protein MKKTAFAAATLICTLSAQAASPNFLVILLDDAGWRDLGFTGNTYIETPNLDRLAEQSIQFPTAYATHPFCAPSRQSLVTGQWPARTAWTQRSEVAHPDAPRGAAAYAAAGAYAWSGRPLEFTSLAEALKGAGYATAHIGKWHFGEVKARVTPESEGFDVNFGGGQGVGAVKNFFAPYQGMPGNVEAPEGEYLTDRLTQETIDFIRDHKTEPFYVQLWHYAPHTPIMAPEKIVQKYRKKREALGDNSLNPTYAAMIDVVDQGVGRIFQTLEKLGLADNTVILFASDNGGVQSLGSVPVTSMLPLRGHKQVMYEGGVREPMFIHWPGVTAGSVCGETVSMIDFYPTILDLAGVPLPDQPVDGVSLVPLLKGESMPSLSDRPLFWYNVTHGITDEGETFQPVAAVRKGQWRLIKNFEKPLELYDLSSDAGESNNLAESHPEKAAELEKLLDHWLSDTGVVVPTKNPAYDPDYVIPRQVDSLPEGYEVSKVWKLDNASCGWQAARMIKTSFHDGAMRLQEEGGYPEIRSEALSGLPAGRYAVQLELNVPTSGRIRMAWRENGARGGDIEFFPQRDGQWHTLTAVFEAEAPLAGLRLAAPTHLKETGHYNPETQPNWIEVRSVKLLSGPAAENEPAASTSHFQPSPNALVFDDFNRAEIGPGWKCDTDGVWKIQNGRLVAEIYHGKPKPVLYNTNAESGPGTVLSATCTLNTPNRTGFVGLAAHYQSPEEQYIFRFNGEGTVQFLGANGRNAILTKNHAFMHLPGTSYRLSLRETVPDQFELEIKEVETGRTVFSETVSDSSQRYRGGFGGVYNSAGSLAFDDFQLVRNGEVK; encoded by the coding sequence ATGAAAAAGACCGCTTTTGCTGCTGCAACCCTGATCTGCACATTGTCGGCGCAGGCCGCATCGCCGAATTTCCTGGTGATTCTGCTCGATGATGCGGGCTGGCGCGATCTCGGATTCACCGGCAACACATACATCGAAACGCCGAACCTTGACCGGTTGGCGGAGCAGTCCATCCAGTTTCCGACCGCCTATGCCACCCATCCGTTCTGTGCGCCGAGCCGCCAGAGCCTGGTGACCGGCCAGTGGCCCGCCCGCACGGCATGGACGCAGCGCTCGGAAGTGGCTCATCCCGATGCGCCGCGCGGCGCGGCGGCGTATGCGGCGGCGGGCGCATATGCATGGAGCGGCCGTCCTCTCGAATTCACCAGTCTGGCCGAGGCGCTCAAAGGCGCGGGCTATGCCACAGCCCATATCGGCAAATGGCACTTCGGCGAAGTGAAGGCCCGAGTGACTCCGGAGAGTGAAGGCTTTGACGTTAACTTTGGCGGCGGGCAGGGTGTCGGTGCTGTCAAAAACTTTTTTGCGCCCTACCAGGGGATGCCCGGCAATGTGGAAGCACCCGAAGGCGAATATCTTACCGATCGTCTGACGCAGGAAACCATCGACTTTATTCGCGACCATAAAACCGAACCGTTTTACGTGCAGCTCTGGCACTATGCTCCGCACACGCCGATTATGGCGCCTGAAAAGATCGTTCAGAAATACCGGAAAAAACGTGAAGCGCTTGGTGACAACTCGCTCAACCCGACCTATGCGGCGATGATTGATGTGGTCGACCAGGGCGTCGGCCGGATTTTCCAAACCTTGGAAAAACTGGGGTTGGCCGACAACACCGTCATTCTCTTTGCTTCCGACAACGGCGGTGTGCAGTCGCTCGGCTCGGTCCCGGTTACGTCCATGCTGCCGTTGCGGGGACACAAGCAGGTGATGTATGAGGGCGGTGTGCGCGAGCCGATGTTTATTCACTGGCCGGGTGTCACAGCCGGATCGGTCTGCGGCGAAACCGTGAGCATGATTGACTTTTATCCGACCATTCTCGACCTGGCCGGTGTGCCGCTTCCGGATCAGCCGGTGGACGGCGTGAGTCTGGTGCCGCTGCTGAAAGGGGAGTCGATGCCGTCGCTCAGCGACCGTCCGCTTTTCTGGTACAATGTCACCCATGGAATCACCGACGAAGGCGAAACGTTTCAGCCGGTTGCGGCGGTGCGTAAAGGACAGTGGCGGCTCATTAAAAATTTTGAAAAACCGCTCGAGCTGTATGACCTCAGTTCAGACGCCGGGGAGTCGAACAATCTGGCGGAAAGCCATCCCGAAAAAGCCGCTGAGCTCGAAAAGCTTCTCGATCACTGGCTCTCCGATACCGGGGTGGTGGTGCCGACCAAAAACCCGGCGTACGATCCGGATTATGTGATTCCCCGCCAGGTCGATTCGCTGCCGGAGGGATACGAAGTTTCCAAGGTTTGGAAACTGGACAATGCCTCCTGCGGCTGGCAGGCCGCCCGTATGATTAAGACGTCCTTTCATGACGGTGCAATGCGCCTTCAGGAAGAGGGGGGCTACCCGGAGATCCGCTCCGAAGCGCTGTCCGGCCTGCCGGCCGGACGCTATGCCGTTCAGCTGGAGCTGAACGTTCCAACCTCTGGAAGAATCCGCATGGCCTGGAGAGAAAACGGGGCCAGGGGCGGTGATATTGAATTTTTCCCGCAGCGCGACGGACAGTGGCACACGCTGACGGCGGTGTTCGAGGCAGAAGCACCGCTGGCCGGGTTGCGCCTGGCTGCTCCGACACACTTGAAGGAAACCGGGCATTATAATCCCGAAACGCAGCCGAACTGGATTGAGGTACGCTCGGTCAAGCTGTTGTCCGGACCAGCTGCCGAGAATGAACCGGCGGCTTCAACGTCCCACTTCCAGCCTTCACCGAATGCACTTGTTTTTGACGACTTCAACCGCGCGGAGATTGGCCCCGGCTGGAAATGCGATACAGACGGAGTCTGGAAAATTCAAAACGGGCGGCTGGTCGCGGAGATTTATCACGGAAAACCCAAGCCGGTTTTGTATAACACGAACGCGGAATCCGGTCCCGGAACGGTGCTTTCGGCGACCTGTACGCTGAATACGCCGAACCGAACCGGATTTGTCGGGCTGGCTGCTCATTATCAGAGTCCGGAAGAACAGTATATTTTTCGGTTTAACGGCGAGGGAACGGTCCAGTTCCTCGGAGCCAACGGACGGAATGCGATTTTGACAAAGAATCATGCATTTATGCATCTTCCGGGAACATCGTATCGGCTGAGTCTTCGCGAGACGGTTCCTGATCAGTTTGAACTGGAAATCAAAGAAGTTGAGACCGGGCGCACGGTGTTTTCTGAAACCGTTTCGGACAGCAGTCAACGTTACCGCGGCGGGTTTGGTGGAGTGTATAATTCGGCCGGTTCGCTGGCGTTTGATGACTTTCAGCTTGTTAGAAATGGAGAAGTAAAATGA
- a CDS encoding FG-GAP-like repeat-containing protein has protein sequence MRSVLCFLVVLSVSRMEPGLEGDPFGMLGRMPVESVSSPGDWQWMTANRYRVVLQCQSPLPGFSHKLAWAELDFDGAYAEGLIDSSQWNPDSIRVIEYDAWTKKPIKYDPSREGDEAYFVPAKIDEWPRRHIKDYLFRKPHLSWLRRSRDAALAVYICYFDVRGCGEQQALDTPAFIGSGDALCFGGSGGTGPVRGLPLVFDWDLDGDMDLVGAVSTVPERAMYLYENRGSPLTNGFAAPVSMKGEEMRTGCSQIMDVDGDGQLDAVSGSGYYSGFRTNGFVQKTSIALPLDSEAGSLIQDSRIKGFAIADWDGDGVNDLIASACYWKEYGFSDAFNSDGVWTNGPLQGWFFFFKNQGSNQSFDLADPVQLMTVDQEPTDMFGNLNVAVNDIDRDGDLDIVSGDFISKIIVFKNIGTATAPQLDVGRALQTTNGIYESRFQANMVSFADFNGDGLDDLFTRTENDRTAYLENTGTTDTNGLPVFKPARFLKCRSDYPVRGQLPAIDICDFNQDGKWDLLVGDSPGTVGYFPGESLYPDLRFGAYLPLETSNGAVRIVAGRNGSIQGPAEALWGYTVPSAVDWDGDGRMDVIMNSIWGRIEWTRNLGNGLYSELKPVKVQWDGAAPKPEWNWWNPEPDEWSTQWRCTVQSIDWDRDGLTDVVALDAEGYLVLHRRSSTNGVLMLGGGERIFRDYTGDPWQINAHDAGGSGRRKFEFADWDNDGDRDLLVDRKEIGGSIVWYENITNDDSPQLVMVNDLPDIVVQGHTCSPGVVDIDSDGKLDLIMAAEDGHFYVFHRSYIDHKQQLQARFLKDGSLSRTAEDVVLFDDQLIIGNLQGGTVTNGVARSGKASIFGTCEGDVYLSVTLDLLGNVDIENARYLKFFMNFAVDDTHANRTLKYVRIYEYNGYGLSNDVVIYNSALTNSCGVFYLDGRAVSPGSSVELDADPSTWQSVVLDLQSGDRTPGIPTMAASGVIRRIDFIFKNATQVYMDDISAFAESPDMVDALSQ, from the coding sequence ATGAGGTCTGTCCTGTGTTTTCTCGTGGTTCTTTCCGTCAGTAGGATGGAGCCCGGCCTGGAAGGAGATCCTTTTGGAATGCTGGGTCGGATGCCGGTTGAATCGGTCAGCTCCCCCGGCGATTGGCAGTGGATGACTGCCAACCGCTACCGTGTTGTGCTGCAGTGTCAATCTCCGCTGCCGGGGTTTTCGCACAAACTGGCGTGGGCGGAGCTGGATTTTGACGGGGCTTATGCCGAGGGCCTGATCGATTCGTCCCAGTGGAATCCCGATTCCATCCGGGTGATCGAATACGATGCATGGACCAAAAAACCGATCAAGTACGACCCTTCCAGGGAAGGGGATGAAGCCTATTTCGTTCCCGCGAAAATTGATGAATGGCCCCGGCGGCACATCAAAGACTATCTCTTTCGAAAGCCGCATCTTTCCTGGCTGCGCCGGAGTCGGGATGCCGCGCTTGCGGTTTATATCTGCTACTTCGATGTGCGAGGGTGCGGGGAGCAGCAGGCGCTGGACACGCCCGCTTTTATCGGCAGTGGCGATGCGCTGTGCTTCGGCGGGTCGGGCGGGACGGGGCCGGTTCGAGGGCTTCCGCTGGTCTTTGACTGGGATCTGGACGGAGACATGGATTTGGTCGGAGCGGTGAGCACGGTTCCGGAGCGCGCCATGTATCTCTATGAAAACCGGGGCAGTCCGCTGACGAATGGATTCGCCGCGCCGGTCAGCATGAAAGGGGAGGAGATGCGGACCGGGTGTTCGCAGATTATGGATGTCGATGGCGATGGACAGCTTGATGCGGTGAGCGGCAGTGGCTACTACTCCGGGTTCCGGACAAACGGGTTTGTGCAGAAAACCTCCATTGCTCTGCCGTTGGATTCTGAAGCGGGATCCCTGATTCAGGACAGCCGGATCAAAGGATTTGCAATCGCCGACTGGGATGGCGATGGCGTAAACGATCTTATTGCCAGTGCCTGCTACTGGAAAGAGTACGGGTTTTCCGATGCCTTTAACAGCGACGGTGTGTGGACGAACGGCCCGCTTCAGGGATGGTTTTTCTTTTTTAAAAATCAGGGCAGCAATCAGAGTTTTGATCTGGCCGATCCTGTCCAGCTGATGACCGTAGATCAGGAACCGACCGATATGTTCGGGAACCTCAATGTGGCGGTTAACGATATCGACAGGGATGGTGATCTGGATATCGTTTCCGGCGACTTTATCAGTAAAATCATTGTGTTTAAAAACATCGGAACTGCGACGGCGCCGCAGTTGGATGTCGGGCGGGCGTTGCAGACGACAAACGGGATCTACGAATCCCGTTTTCAGGCTAACATGGTTTCTTTTGCCGATTTCAACGGTGACGGGCTTGACGATCTGTTTACTCGTACGGAAAACGACCGGACCGCCTATCTTGAAAACACCGGCACCACCGACACGAACGGACTTCCTGTTTTTAAACCGGCGCGGTTCCTGAAATGCAGAAGTGATTATCCGGTTCGGGGACAGTTGCCGGCGATTGACATCTGCGATTTCAATCAGGACGGAAAATGGGATCTGCTGGTGGGAGACAGCCCCGGAACCGTAGGGTACTTTCCCGGGGAGTCGTTGTATCCGGACCTTCGGTTCGGGGCGTATTTACCGCTGGAAACCTCAAATGGAGCGGTGCGAATTGTTGCCGGCCGGAACGGGTCGATCCAGGGTCCTGCCGAAGCGTTGTGGGGCTACACGGTTCCCTCTGCAGTCGACTGGGACGGTGACGGGCGGATGGATGTCATCATGAACAGCATTTGGGGAAGGATCGAGTGGACGAGAAACCTGGGGAACGGCCTGTATTCCGAATTGAAGCCGGTGAAAGTGCAATGGGACGGGGCTGCGCCGAAACCGGAATGGAACTGGTGGAATCCAGAGCCGGACGAATGGTCCACCCAGTGGCGCTGTACGGTGCAGTCGATTGACTGGGACCGCGATGGGTTGACAGATGTGGTTGCTTTGGATGCGGAAGGGTATCTGGTTCTTCACCGGCGCAGCAGCACGAACGGCGTGCTGATGCTGGGCGGCGGTGAGCGGATCTTCCGGGACTACACGGGGGATCCCTGGCAGATCAACGCGCATGATGCCGGAGGAAGCGGGCGCCGAAAGTTTGAATTTGCCGACTGGGATAATGACGGCGATCGAGATCTGCTTGTCGACCGCAAAGAGATCGGCGGAAGTATCGTTTGGTACGAAAATATCACCAATGATGATAGTCCGCAGTTGGTCATGGTGAATGATCTTCCGGATATTGTGGTTCAGGGACATACCTGTTCTCCGGGTGTGGTCGACATAGATTCAGACGGAAAACTCGATCTGATTATGGCTGCGGAAGACGGACACTTCTATGTGTTCCATCGGTCATATATTGATCATAAACAGCAGCTTCAGGCCCGCTTCCTGAAGGATGGCAGTCTATCAAGAACCGCTGAGGATGTCGTGCTGTTTGATGATCAATTGATTATTGGAAACCTGCAGGGAGGTACGGTTACCAACGGAGTGGCTCGCAGTGGAAAAGCGTCGATTTTTGGCACCTGCGAAGGAGATGTTTATCTCAGTGTCACGCTGGATCTGCTGGGGAATGTGGATATTGAAAACGCCCGCTATCTTAAATTCTTCATGAACTTTGCTGTGGATGACACGCATGCCAACCGGACGTTGAAGTATGTCCGTATTTATGAATATAACGGGTACGGTCTCAGCAACGATGTCGTCATCTACAACTCTGCACTGACAAACTCCTGTGGGGTTTTCTATCTTGACGGCCGGGCGGTTTCTCCCGGCTCTTCAGTAGAACTGGATGCAGATCCGTCGACCTGGCAGTCGGTTGTGCTCGACCTGCAAAGCGGCGACAGGACCCCGGGGATTCCAACGATGGCGGCATCGGGCGTGATTCGTCGAATTGATTTCATTTTTAAAAATGCCACGCAGGTATATATGGACGACATCAGCGCTTTTGCTGAATCGCCGGATATGGTGGATGCCTTGAGCCAATAG